A section of the Elizabethkingia anophelis R26 genome encodes:
- a CDS encoding C40 family peptidase, with protein MNKGICNVSVAPVRADKTDKAEIVTEMLYGESADILEVINNWTRIKMHYDGYEGWIDTKQISLVTDDFLTKRKTHLVTEPFQSRVMESGKMLLSMGSEVSFETIHAQRGATIRQSIVETAKEFLNVPYLWGGKSFFGVDCSGFTQLVLKVHDIKYPRDAYQQGEVGEPLSFIEEAQPGDLAFFENSEGRIIHVGFMLENNQIIHAHGKVRIDTLDSSGIFNKELNKHTHKLRFIRNILG; from the coding sequence ATGAATAAAGGAATTTGTAACGTATCTGTAGCTCCGGTGCGAGCTGATAAAACAGATAAAGCGGAGATTGTTACAGAGATGCTGTATGGAGAGAGTGCGGATATACTGGAAGTAATAAATAACTGGACCAGAATCAAGATGCACTACGATGGCTATGAAGGCTGGATTGACACCAAGCAGATTTCTTTGGTAACAGATGATTTTCTAACAAAAAGAAAAACTCATCTCGTTACAGAACCTTTCCAGTCCCGTGTAATGGAGAGCGGAAAAATGTTGTTGTCTATGGGTTCAGAAGTTTCTTTTGAAACGATACATGCACAACGTGGTGCAACAATACGGCAGAGTATTGTAGAAACAGCTAAAGAATTTCTAAATGTTCCATATCTGTGGGGTGGTAAGAGTTTCTTTGGGGTCGATTGTTCCGGATTTACACAATTGGTACTAAAAGTACACGATATAAAATATCCCCGTGATGCCTATCAGCAGGGAGAAGTAGGTGAGCCTTTGAGTTTTATAGAAGAAGCTCAGCCTGGTGATCTTGCCTTCTTTGAAAATTCTGAAGGCCGAATTATTCATGTTGGTTTTATGTTAGAGAATAATCAGATTATTCATGCACACGGTAAAGTGCGTATTGATACACTGGATTCATCAGGTATCTTTAATAAGGAACTGAATAAACATACTCACAAACTAAGATTTATCCGAAATATTCTTGGATAA
- a CDS encoding nuclear transport factor 2 family protein has translation MSKAQQFAKIWIEAWNSHDMNAILSHYSEDIEITTPMIKMALGEGDGSLKGKEAVADYWRRALDKMPDLHFELYDVTEGVDSVALYYKSVMDKKAVEVMFFNEEGKVNKMFAHYTV, from the coding sequence ATGTCTAAAGCCCAACAATTTGCCAAAATCTGGATTGAAGCATGGAATTCCCATGATATGAATGCTATTTTAAGTCATTATTCAGAAGATATAGAGATTACAACACCTATGATTAAGATGGCATTGGGAGAAGGTGATGGAAGTTTGAAAGGTAAAGAAGCTGTTGCTGACTATTGGAGAAGAGCGCTAGATAAAATGCCAGATTTGCATTTCGAGCTGTATGATGTAACAGAAGGAGTCGATTCTGTTGCGCTTTATTATAAATCGGTAATGGATAAAAAAGCTGTTGAGGTGATGTTTTTTAACGAAGAGGGTAAGGTGAACAAAATGTTTGCACATTATACCGTTTAG
- a CDS encoding 3-deoxy-D-manno-octulosonic acid transferase, whose amino-acid sequence MFFLYDISISLMTFGMKIASLFNEKVRKGVDGRRDSLKNVQQAFAKDDKVIWMHAASLGEYEQGLPVLEKLKIRYPDYKILVSFFSPSGYENVVKKKHIADAICYLPFDKKNTIQQFVNSFQTTIFFTVKYDFWYRLLETLNQKDVPTYVVSALFYEKQKFFTSGGKFFVKQLRKNINIFFHQTEHSLKLAESIGLTNSLYTGDTRYDRVKQNVKNFTEVPFIQDFIQDKPVLVIGSSWEAEENLVEKFINENSHTKIILAPHDLKRVPQIKQRFGDMAVLYSKLDNSQSSVVNHQLLIIDNIGMLSRLYHYADVAVVGGGFHTSGLHNILEAAAYAVPVIFGNRYKKNPEADALIDAGAAKSFSDENDAVAFLHQLFRDEDKRKNMASAAGKFIADQPDAAAIILDNIQSN is encoded by the coding sequence ATGTTTTTTTTATACGATATATCGATCTCGTTAATGACCTTCGGGATGAAGATTGCTTCGCTTTTTAATGAGAAAGTGAGGAAAGGTGTGGACGGAAGAAGAGACTCCCTGAAAAATGTTCAACAGGCATTTGCTAAAGACGATAAAGTTATCTGGATGCATGCCGCCAGTCTGGGCGAATACGAACAGGGGCTTCCTGTTCTTGAGAAATTAAAGATCCGGTATCCTGATTATAAAATTCTCGTGAGTTTCTTTTCTCCATCGGGTTATGAAAACGTAGTGAAGAAAAAGCATATTGCTGATGCGATTTGTTATCTTCCATTTGATAAAAAAAATACAATCCAGCAGTTTGTAAACTCATTCCAGACCACTATTTTTTTTACTGTAAAGTATGATTTTTGGTATCGTTTGTTGGAAACGCTTAACCAAAAGGACGTACCGACTTATGTGGTTTCAGCATTATTTTATGAAAAACAGAAGTTCTTTACATCCGGAGGGAAATTCTTTGTGAAGCAGCTCAGGAAGAATATCAATATCTTCTTTCATCAGACAGAGCATTCACTGAAGCTTGCTGAATCAATAGGGCTTACTAACTCTTTGTATACAGGAGATACAAGGTATGACAGGGTAAAGCAAAATGTAAAGAATTTTACAGAGGTTCCGTTTATTCAGGATTTTATTCAGGATAAGCCAGTCTTAGTTATCGGTAGTTCCTGGGAAGCTGAAGAAAATTTGGTTGAAAAATTTATTAATGAAAATTCGCATACAAAAATAATTCTTGCACCTCATGATCTTAAACGTGTTCCGCAGATTAAACAGCGTTTTGGAGATATGGCTGTTTTGTATAGCAAATTAGATAATAGCCAGTCATCAGTTGTCAATCATCAATTATTGATTATAGATAATATAGGAATGCTGTCCCGACTTTACCATTATGCAGATGTTGCTGTAGTAGGTGGTGGTTTTCATACTTCAGGTTTGCATAATATATTGGAAGCAGCTGCTTACGCCGTACCAGTAATTTTTGGCAATCGGTATAAAAAAAATCCTGAAGCCGATGCTTTGATCGATGCCGGTGCTGCAAAAAGCTTTTCCGACGAAAATGACGCTGTTGCATTTCTTCATCAATTGTTCCGGGACGAAGATAAAAGAAAAAATATGGCTTCTGCAGCAGGTAAATTTATAGCGGATCAGCCCGATGCAGCGGCTATTATTCTTGATAATATTCAGAGTAACTAA
- a CDS encoding lipocalin family protein, with protein MKLKLFFLFIAAFLAIGSCSSRDNDNNYLVVEPAKVYGNWRLESITIEGNGQKKVFNDECFRRSTILFNGADGRGVERSYESISTPGTCKDSGNLNFTFSVERGTIYQTYTNGQKDEARVEEVTNTTLVVSQNKTIDNIKVKATMKYIKA; from the coding sequence ATGAAACTAAAACTATTCTTTTTATTTATTGCAGCTTTTTTGGCAATTGGATCATGTAGTTCCAGAGATAATGATAATAATTACCTTGTGGTTGAGCCTGCAAAGGTTTATGGGAATTGGAGACTTGAATCTATTACTATTGAGGGAAATGGGCAGAAAAAGGTTTTTAATGACGAATGCTTCCGCAGATCTACAATTTTATTTAATGGCGCAGATGGTAGGGGCGTAGAGCGTAGTTACGAAAGTATTTCAACACCTGGAACCTGTAAAGATTCCGGAAATCTTAACTTTACATTTAGTGTAGAAAGGGGCACAATTTATCAGACATATACAAACGGGCAGAAAGATGAAGCAAGAGTAGAAGAAGTAACAAATACAACGCTTGTGGTTTCACAAAATAAAACCATTGATAACATAAAGGTAAAGGCTACGATGAAGTATATCAAGGCATAA
- the leuS gene encoding leucine--tRNA ligase has translation MYYDHNQIESKWQQYWAKNETYKTDAKSTKPKYYVLDMFPYPSGAGLHVGHPLGYIASDIVSRYKRHQGFSVLHPIGYDSFGLPAEQYAIQTGQHPAITTEENINRYEKQLKRIGFSFDWSRQFRTSDASYYKFTQWIFIELFHSWYNNDTDKAEAIDILIKRLSEKGTEGLNAVQTEKLEFTAAEWNAKSEKEQQQILLNYRLAFRAETTVNWCPGLGTVLANDEVINGKSERGGFPVYQKKMMQWSMRITAYSERLLQGLKTLDWPQPLKDAQEYWIGKSQGAEVNFGLENSDVQIKVFTTRPDTIFGSTFMVLAPESPLVQEIVTAEQKDEVQNYIEQTSLKSERDRMADVKTVSGAFTGVYAINPFTGKKMPVYISDYVLMGYGTGAVMAVPAHDERDHRFAKKFGLEITEVVEGGENVQEEPFIAKDGICINSDFLNGLKYEEAKAKAITEVVSRSLGNATTNYRQRDAIFSRQRYWGEPVPVYYKDDVPYTLPASALPLELPEVEKYLPTEDGDPPLGNAKDYGWDEANQKIVATDLIDNKTIFPLELSTMPGWAGSSWYFLRYMDAHNDSYFADKEMTDYWGQVDLYIGGSEHATGHLLYSRFWNKFLKDRNFIEQEEPFQKLINQGMILGMSAFVFRIEGTNQFVSKNLAKDYATQKIHVDVSLLKGATDELDTEAFKSWRPEFKDATFILEDGDKYITEREVEKMSKSKFNVVNPDDICDEYGADCLRLYEMFLGPLEQSKPWNTQGLSGVYGFLKRLWNLYFNANDEFEVTDEEPTKEEYRVLHTLIQKVLFDIENFSFNTSVSSFMIAVNELTKLKTNKRQILEPLAVIISPYAPHITEEIWSLLGNKESIEYASFPVFNSQYLELDEIEYPVSFNGKMRFKAALSASLTPKEVEEEVLKHEKTIEILNGAVPKKVIVVPKKIVNFVI, from the coding sequence GTGTATTACGATCATAACCAGATTGAAAGCAAATGGCAGCAGTATTGGGCCAAAAATGAAACCTATAAAACCGATGCGAAGTCTACAAAGCCTAAATATTACGTACTCGACATGTTCCCTTATCCATCAGGAGCAGGACTGCATGTGGGACACCCACTGGGCTATATCGCTTCGGATATTGTAAGCCGCTACAAAAGACATCAGGGATTTAGCGTCCTGCATCCTATTGGTTATGACAGCTTCGGATTACCTGCAGAACAATATGCAATTCAGACAGGGCAGCATCCGGCTATTACCACAGAAGAAAATATCAACCGCTATGAGAAGCAATTGAAAAGAATTGGTTTCTCATTCGACTGGTCAAGACAATTCCGTACTTCAGATGCCAGTTATTACAAATTTACACAATGGATCTTTATAGAGTTATTCCATTCGTGGTATAATAATGATACTGACAAAGCTGAAGCTATTGATATTTTAATAAAGCGTCTCTCTGAAAAGGGAACAGAAGGTTTGAATGCAGTTCAGACTGAGAAATTGGAATTTACAGCTGCTGAATGGAATGCTAAATCTGAGAAAGAACAACAACAGATTTTATTAAACTATCGTTTGGCTTTCCGTGCTGAGACTACTGTGAACTGGTGTCCGGGTTTAGGAACTGTATTGGCTAATGATGAGGTTATTAATGGTAAGTCAGAGCGTGGAGGTTTTCCTGTGTATCAGAAAAAAATGATGCAGTGGAGTATGAGAATTACTGCGTACTCTGAAAGGTTATTACAAGGATTAAAAACATTAGACTGGCCACAACCCTTGAAAGACGCTCAGGAATACTGGATTGGAAAATCTCAGGGAGCAGAAGTTAACTTTGGTCTTGAAAATTCTGATGTACAGATAAAAGTGTTTACAACAAGACCTGATACTATTTTTGGTTCTACTTTTATGGTATTGGCACCAGAAAGCCCGTTAGTTCAAGAAATTGTAACCGCTGAGCAAAAAGACGAAGTACAGAATTATATTGAGCAGACTTCTTTAAAATCAGAAAGAGACCGTATGGCAGATGTAAAGACTGTTTCGGGTGCTTTTACAGGAGTTTATGCAATTAATCCTTTTACCGGGAAAAAAATGCCGGTGTATATTTCCGACTATGTATTAATGGGTTACGGAACGGGAGCTGTAATGGCCGTTCCTGCACATGATGAGAGAGATCACCGTTTTGCAAAGAAATTCGGATTAGAAATTACTGAGGTAGTTGAAGGTGGTGAAAACGTTCAGGAAGAACCTTTCATTGCTAAAGATGGTATTTGTATCAATTCAGATTTTCTGAATGGACTGAAATATGAAGAGGCAAAAGCAAAAGCTATTACTGAAGTTGTTAGCCGTAGTTTAGGAAATGCTACAACCAATTACCGGCAGAGAGATGCTATATTCTCCCGTCAGAGATATTGGGGCGAACCAGTACCCGTATATTATAAGGATGATGTTCCTTATACTTTGCCTGCTTCTGCATTACCATTGGAATTACCAGAAGTAGAAAAATATTTGCCAACTGAAGACGGAGATCCACCATTAGGAAACGCTAAAGATTACGGATGGGACGAAGCTAATCAGAAAATTGTAGCGACTGACCTTATCGATAATAAAACAATCTTCCCATTAGAGCTGAGCACAATGCCAGGTTGGGCTGGTAGTTCATGGTATTTCCTGCGATATATGGATGCTCATAATGACTCCTACTTTGCAGATAAAGAAATGACAGATTACTGGGGACAAGTAGATTTATATATAGGAGGTAGTGAACATGCTACTGGTCACCTATTGTATTCCCGTTTCTGGAATAAGTTTTTAAAGGATCGTAATTTTATAGAACAAGAAGAACCCTTCCAAAAATTGATCAACCAAGGTATGATTTTAGGGATGAGTGCTTTTGTATTCAGAATTGAAGGTACAAATCAGTTTGTTTCAAAGAACCTTGCTAAAGATTATGCTACACAGAAAATCCATGTTGATGTATCTTTATTAAAAGGAGCGACAGATGAGCTGGATACTGAGGCTTTCAAAAGTTGGAGACCTGAGTTTAAAGATGCAACATTTATTTTAGAAGACGGGGATAAATACATCACCGAGCGTGAAGTAGAAAAAATGTCCAAGTCTAAGTTCAATGTTGTAAATCCTGATGATATCTGTGATGAATACGGTGCAGACTGTCTTCGTTTATACGAAATGTTCTTAGGTCCGTTAGAGCAATCCAAGCCATGGAATACGCAAGGACTTAGTGGTGTTTATGGTTTCCTAAAACGTTTATGGAATCTATACTTCAATGCTAATGATGAGTTTGAGGTAACAGATGAAGAACCAACAAAAGAAGAATACAGAGTTCTGCATACTCTGATCCAGAAAGTTCTTTTTGATATCGAGAATTTCTCATTTAATACTTCTGTAAGTTCATTTATGATCGCAGTAAATGAATTGACAAAACTAAAGACTAATAAAAGACAGATATTAGAGCCTTTGGCTGTTATTATTTCTCCTTATGCTCCACATATTACGGAAGAGATATGGTCTCTTCTAGGGAATAAAGAAAGTATAGAATATGCTTCTTTTCCGGTATTTAATTCACAGTATTTGGAGTTGGATGAGATAGAATATCCGGTAAGCTTTAATGGTAAAATGCGTTTTAAGGCGGCATTATCGGCAAGCCTAACACCAAAAGAAGTCGAAGAAGAAGTCTTAAAACATGAAAAAACAATTGAAATTCTAAACGGAGCAGTACCTAAAAAAGTCATTGTTGTCCCTAAAAAAATCGTTAATTTTGTCATTTAG